From one Nocardioides sp. Kera G14 genomic stretch:
- the sigJ gene encoding RNA polymerase sigma factor SigJ has translation MARLRGGSVSIEAPGREGELATTYDGARTRLVSIAYAVLGSHSEAEDVVADCWLRLVDADRREPVRDVEGWATVTVARAALDVARSARRRREVYTGPWLPEPVVALVDGPGGVDGGDPLDRVTLDDSLRYALLVVLESLSPAERTSWVLHDLFGLPFDEIATAVGRTPAAVRQLASRARTHVRAGAPRVEVTPSEHDAAVRRFLAAAAGGDLGALLEALDPDVVLTSDGGGFVSAALRPIVGADKVGRFVAGILSRNAATARVVPIRVNGELGVGVMEDGVLTTATSFTFDGERVVRMDVIRSPEKLPRHPRRTPEVTS, from the coding sequence GTGGCTCGCCTCCGAGGCGGCTCGGTGAGCATCGAGGCGCCCGGGCGCGAGGGCGAGCTGGCGACGACGTACGACGGAGCGCGGACGCGCCTGGTGAGCATCGCGTACGCCGTCCTCGGCTCCCACTCGGAGGCGGAGGACGTCGTCGCCGACTGCTGGCTGCGACTCGTGGACGCCGATCGACGTGAGCCGGTGCGCGACGTCGAGGGGTGGGCGACCGTGACCGTCGCGCGGGCGGCGCTCGACGTGGCTCGCTCGGCACGCAGGCGCCGCGAGGTCTACACCGGACCGTGGCTGCCTGAACCGGTGGTTGCGCTGGTCGACGGCCCCGGCGGCGTGGACGGCGGTGACCCGCTCGACCGGGTCACCCTCGACGACTCGCTGCGCTACGCGCTGCTCGTCGTGCTGGAGTCGCTGAGCCCTGCCGAACGGACGTCGTGGGTGCTGCACGACCTCTTCGGACTGCCCTTCGACGAGATCGCCACCGCTGTGGGTCGCACGCCTGCCGCCGTACGGCAACTGGCCTCCCGTGCCCGGACGCACGTCCGCGCTGGTGCGCCGCGGGTGGAGGTGACACCGTCGGAGCACGACGCGGCGGTGCGGCGCTTCCTGGCTGCAGCCGCGGGTGGCGACCTCGGTGCGCTCCTCGAGGCGCTCGATCCCGACGTGGTGCTGACCAGTGACGGCGGCGGGTTCGTCTCGGCCGCACTACGCCCGATCGTCGGCGCCGACAAGGTCGGCCGGTTCGTCGCCGGCATCCTCAGCCGCAACGCCGCGACCGCGCGGGTGGTACCGATCCGGGTCAACGGCGAGCTCGGCGTCGGGGTGATGGAGGATGGCGTGCTCACGACCGCGACGTCGTTCACGTTCGACGGCGAGCGGGTGGTGCGGATGGACGTGATCCGTTCGCCGGAGAAGCTCCCGCGCCACCCACGTCGCACGCCGGAGGTCACGTCCTAG
- a CDS encoding sterol desaturase family protein, whose protein sequence is MHDFLDMWHNPVTYAIPFFLLTIAIELAALKWLDHDDNLTGYLYRDAKTSILMGLGSLVTTTVLKVGVFVVYSVLWTYVAPWQVPMTWWGILAGVVAVDFAYYWNHRFVHRARVGWAAHQAHHSSEYMNFATALRQKWNPWFEFFFFLPLPLLGFSPVSIYIAFSINLIFQFYVHTEMINKMWRPIELVFNTPSHHRVHHGSDPIYLDRNYAGIFIIWDRMFGTFQPELKRPTYGLTKPVTTYNLIKLQYGDYRALWTDVRNSSSVKEALGWIFGPPGWAPEGKTPTSSSTVAEREPEPTTVPVA, encoded by the coding sequence GTGCACGACTTCCTCGACATGTGGCACAACCCGGTCACCTACGCCATCCCGTTCTTCCTGCTCACGATCGCCATCGAGCTCGCGGCGCTGAAGTGGCTGGATCACGACGACAACCTGACCGGCTACCTCTACCGCGACGCCAAGACGTCCATCCTGATGGGACTCGGCTCGCTGGTCACCACGACCGTGCTCAAGGTCGGCGTCTTCGTGGTCTACAGCGTCCTGTGGACGTATGTCGCGCCGTGGCAGGTCCCGATGACGTGGTGGGGCATCCTCGCGGGCGTGGTCGCGGTCGACTTCGCCTACTACTGGAACCACCGCTTCGTGCACCGGGCCCGGGTCGGCTGGGCTGCCCACCAGGCGCATCACTCGAGCGAGTACATGAACTTCGCGACCGCACTGCGGCAGAAGTGGAACCCGTGGTTCGAGTTCTTCTTCTTCCTGCCGCTGCCGCTGCTCGGGTTCTCGCCGGTGTCGATCTACATCGCCTTCTCGATCAACCTGATCTTCCAGTTCTACGTCCACACCGAGATGATCAACAAGATGTGGCGGCCGATCGAGCTGGTCTTCAACACGCCGTCACACCACCGGGTCCACCACGGCTCCGACCCGATCTACCTGGACAGGAACTACGCGGGCATCTTCATCATCTGGGACCGCATGTTCGGCACCTTCCAGCCGGAGCTGAAGCGGCCGACGTACGGACTGACCAAGCCGGTGACGACGTACAACCTGATCAAGCTGCAGTACGGCGACTACCGCGCGCTCTGGACCGACGTCCGCAACTCGTCGTCGGTCAAGGAGGCCCTGGGCTGGATCTTCGGTCCTCCCGGGTGGGCGCCGGAGGGGAAGACCCCGACGTCATCCTCGACGGTGGCCGAGCGCGAGCCCGAGCCCACGACGGTGCCGGTCGCCTGA
- a CDS encoding nitroreductase family deazaflavin-dependent oxidoreductase codes for MSDFNAQTIAEFRANHGKVGGPFEGAPLLLLHHIGRRSGERHIVPLMYLPDPEDAATVYIFASRAGAPTHPDWYYNVLDAGNASIEVGDENVAVSVREVPEPDRTTIYDRQKELYPGFREYEEKTAGIRTIPVLALTRQT; via the coding sequence ATGAGCGACTTCAACGCCCAGACCATCGCGGAGTTCCGCGCCAACCACGGGAAGGTCGGCGGTCCGTTCGAGGGCGCTCCGCTGCTGCTCCTCCACCACATCGGGCGGCGGTCGGGGGAGCGTCACATCGTTCCGCTGATGTATCTGCCCGACCCGGAGGACGCGGCCACCGTCTACATCTTCGCCTCGCGGGCAGGCGCCCCGACGCACCCGGATTGGTACTACAACGTCCTCGACGCCGGGAACGCCTCGATCGAGGTCGGCGACGAGAACGTGGCCGTCTCCGTCCGCGAGGTCCCCGAGCCGGATCGCACGACGATCTACGACCGGCAGAAGGAGCTCTACCCCGGTTTCCGGGAGTACGAGGAGAAGACCGCCGGCATCCGCACCATCCCCGTCCTTGCGCTCACCCGCCAGACGTGA
- a CDS encoding LLM class flavin-dependent oxidoreductase, whose translation MKISLWPNSSRPVSEILAEARWAVDAGWHGVWVADHYMPNTGTEERADGDYHEAWALLPALAAVTERVRIGVLVSPTTVHHPALLAKRAATIDHLSDGRMVLGMGAGWQINEHAAYGFDLLPARERVDRFEEAIRIVNSLLTEDRTTYDGKHFQLDDAPANPKPVQAKLPILVGTAGPRMLRITARHADEWNSWGGPETAIPKLSLLQTACDAVGRDFGSMWKSSNIMFDVAGKRPAAPGRGITGSPEQLRDAFGRLAEAGFDELILPSWNLGDSLSERLDALAEIETDVLRSA comes from the coding sequence GTGAAGATCTCACTCTGGCCGAACTCCTCCCGCCCCGTCTCCGAGATCCTGGCGGAAGCACGATGGGCCGTGGACGCGGGTTGGCACGGCGTGTGGGTGGCCGACCACTACATGCCCAACACCGGCACCGAGGAGCGCGCTGACGGGGACTACCACGAGGCGTGGGCGCTGCTGCCCGCCCTCGCGGCGGTCACGGAGCGGGTACGGATCGGCGTGCTCGTCTCGCCGACGACCGTGCACCACCCCGCGCTGCTGGCCAAGCGCGCGGCGACCATCGACCACCTGTCCGACGGGCGGATGGTGCTCGGCATGGGCGCGGGCTGGCAGATCAACGAGCACGCGGCGTACGGCTTCGACCTGCTGCCGGCTCGTGAGCGGGTGGACCGCTTCGAGGAGGCGATCCGGATCGTCAACTCGCTGTTGACCGAGGACCGGACGACGTACGACGGGAAGCACTTCCAGCTCGACGACGCCCCCGCCAATCCCAAGCCCGTGCAGGCGAAGCTGCCGATCCTGGTCGGCACGGCCGGCCCGCGGATGCTGCGGATCACCGCACGTCATGCGGACGAGTGGAACAGCTGGGGCGGACCGGAGACGGCGATCCCCAAGCTTTCGCTGCTGCAGACTGCGTGCGACGCGGTCGGGCGCGACTTCGGGTCGATGTGGAAGAGCTCCAACATCATGTTCGACGTCGCCGGGAAGCGTCCGGCGGCACCGGGGCGCGGAATCACCGGCTCACCCGAGCAGCTCCGCGACGCCTTCGGACGGCTTGCCGAGGCGGGCTTCGACGAGCTGATCCTGCCGTCGTGGAACCTCGGCGACTCGCTCTCCGAGCGCCTCGACGCCCTTGCCGAGATCGAGACCGACGTCCTCAGGAGCGCCTGA
- a CDS encoding TetR/AcrR family transcriptional regulator, whose product MSGTTRARGAGTKGVPRADREDQILRAAAETFGLQGYAATSVADVAARAGISKPLVYAYFGSKEGLLTASLHHSGAILVDEIERIAVSGVVGLERALRTLEGIFGLLEEQPWLWRLFFDATVPRTDESVAAELAFYTDRITALAHDGVSEMLALGGNTDPTDVSAMTAVWMGIVDSLVNWWLDHPDESAAAMTERSVRLFVAALAVPLPESVQPALRA is encoded by the coding sequence ATGAGCGGGACGACGCGGGCTCGGGGAGCAGGGACCAAGGGCGTCCCGCGCGCCGATCGCGAGGACCAGATCCTGCGTGCCGCCGCGGAGACCTTCGGTCTCCAGGGGTACGCCGCCACCTCGGTCGCTGACGTCGCCGCCCGTGCTGGGATCTCCAAGCCGCTCGTCTACGCCTACTTCGGCTCCAAGGAGGGCCTCCTGACCGCTTCGCTGCATCACTCCGGCGCAATCCTCGTCGACGAGATCGAGCGGATCGCCGTGAGTGGGGTGGTCGGTCTGGAGCGGGCGCTGCGCACGCTCGAGGGGATCTTCGGGCTGCTCGAGGAGCAGCCGTGGCTGTGGCGACTCTTCTTCGACGCGACCGTGCCGCGGACCGACGAGAGCGTGGCGGCAGAGCTCGCCTTCTACACGGACCGGATCACGGCCCTCGCCCACGATGGCGTGAGCGAGATGCTCGCCCTGGGCGGCAACACGGATCCCACCGACGTCTCCGCCATGACCGCGGTGTGGATGGGCATCGTCGACTCGTTGGTCAACTGGTGGCTCGACCACCCCGACGAGTCGGCGGCGGCGATGACCGAGCGCAGCGTCCGGCTCTTCGTCGCCGCGCTCGCCGTACCGCTGCCCGAGTCGGTGCAGCCTGCGCTCAGGGCGTGA
- a CDS encoding cupin domain-containing protein, producing the protein MPEPRAVDAFSLALDDLFLEPESVVAGEPTAGVATLHELTGIEVGVWELTPGTVTDTEVDEVFVVIAGAGTVEFRGSGEVVELRPGVVVRLKAGDQTTWTVTETLRKVWVTP; encoded by the coding sequence GTGCCTGAGCCCCGTGCGGTCGACGCCTTCTCGCTCGCCCTTGACGACCTGTTCCTCGAGCCCGAGTCGGTCGTGGCGGGAGAACCCACGGCGGGCGTCGCGACGCTCCACGAGCTGACGGGGATCGAGGTCGGGGTCTGGGAGTTGACGCCGGGGACGGTGACCGACACCGAGGTCGACGAGGTCTTCGTGGTCATCGCGGGAGCGGGCACCGTGGAGTTCCGCGGGTCCGGGGAGGTCGTCGAGCTGCGGCCGGGGGTCGTCGTACGCCTCAAGGCGGGCGACCAGACGACGTGGACGGTGACGGAGACCCTGCGGAAGGTCTGGGTCACGCCCTGA
- the ppc gene encoding phosphoenolpyruvate carboxylase, giving the protein MTRSVQEILEADRRSPDPAVFGGGVASDQRHAALRASVRLLSTLLGEALARHEGPELLDLVERVRRLAREPDSAELRNVLAGVDEDTAVTLARAFAAYFQLVNATEQLHRWRELSDGESGPLSAAVGRIGEALVAGDLDRPLLDEILGRLEYRPVFTAHPTEASRRSVLVLLRRIVDTVDELADPRGGTGDTRRLAELVDMLWQTDELRTSRPEPTDEARTAIYYLTSLARDVVPALLAELDHQLATIGTTVPTEGRLLRFGTWAGGDRDGNPNVTPAVTLDVLHLQHTAGLDTLVELVDDLLAEFGSSTRIVTVSEELHASLEADAEALPITWATIRRLNAEEPYRCKLTFIKVRLQRTADRLAHGTPHEPLRDYLSFSGVVEDLVLIRDSLLSAGDELTADGALLRLIRTAVAFGAGLATLDIREHSAKHHAALAELFARVEGSGSAYVDLDHAARIEVLGREMASRRPLVGAVRTGLGEAATASLELMDTIRTALDTFGPDVIETYIVSMTHDIDDLFAVVVLAREAGLVDVGSEDEAATARIGFAPLFETVAELEAAGPLLDALLSEPTYRRIVAARGDVQEIMLGYSDSSKGAGIAASQWQIHRAQRALRDIARAHGVVLRLFHGRGGSVGRGGGPTAEAIMSQPYGSLDGPIKVTEQGEVISDKYSLPGLGRHNLEGALAAVLEAAVLHRRSLLPTDVLEGWNDTMDLIASSGQSAYLELVESPSLVPFFVSATPVDELGKLNIGSRPSKRPGGLGGLDDLRAIPWVFGWTQARINVPGWFGVGSGLAAAREAGRADQLAEMYGSWAFFRTFLSNVQMTLTKTDLTIAAEYVAALVPGEHQDLFEQIRAEHERTLREVLAVTGQSELLEEAPVLRHTLELRDSYLAPLHALQVSLLARTRAAGDDVSPELERALLLTVNGIAAGLRNTG; this is encoded by the coding sequence GTGACCCGATCCGTCCAGGAGATCCTCGAGGCCGACCGTCGCTCCCCCGACCCTGCCGTCTTCGGCGGCGGTGTGGCCTCCGACCAGCGCCACGCGGCGCTCCGTGCGTCGGTCCGGCTGCTCTCCACGCTCCTCGGCGAGGCCCTCGCCCGGCACGAGGGTCCCGAGCTGCTGGACCTCGTCGAGCGTGTACGCCGACTGGCCCGTGAGCCCGACAGTGCGGAGCTGCGCAACGTGCTCGCCGGGGTCGACGAGGACACGGCGGTCACCCTGGCGCGAGCGTTCGCGGCATACTTCCAGCTGGTCAACGCCACCGAGCAGCTCCACCGCTGGCGCGAGCTCTCGGACGGCGAGTCCGGGCCGCTCTCCGCCGCGGTGGGCCGGATCGGCGAGGCGCTCGTCGCCGGTGACCTCGACCGCCCGCTCCTCGACGAGATCCTCGGTCGGCTGGAGTACCGACCTGTCTTCACGGCGCACCCCACCGAGGCCAGCCGCCGCAGCGTGCTCGTGCTCCTGCGCCGCATCGTCGACACGGTCGACGAGCTCGCCGACCCGCGCGGTGGCACGGGCGACACCCGACGCCTCGCGGAGCTGGTCGACATGCTGTGGCAGACCGACGAGCTGCGCACCTCGCGCCCGGAGCCGACCGACGAGGCCCGCACCGCCATCTATTACCTGACCTCGCTCGCCCGCGACGTGGTCCCGGCGCTGCTCGCCGAGCTGGACCACCAGCTCGCCACCATCGGCACCACCGTGCCCACCGAGGGCCGACTGCTCCGCTTCGGCACGTGGGCCGGCGGCGACCGAGACGGCAACCCCAACGTCACCCCGGCTGTGACGCTCGACGTGCTGCACCTCCAGCACACGGCCGGCCTCGACACGCTGGTCGAGCTCGTCGACGACCTGCTCGCGGAGTTCGGCTCCTCGACCCGCATCGTGACGGTCTCCGAGGAGCTGCACGCGAGCCTCGAGGCCGACGCGGAGGCGCTGCCGATCACCTGGGCGACGATCCGCCGGCTCAACGCCGAGGAGCCGTACCGCTGCAAGCTCACCTTCATCAAGGTGCGGCTCCAGCGCACCGCCGACCGGCTCGCGCACGGCACGCCGCACGAGCCGTTGCGCGACTACCTGTCGTTCTCGGGCGTGGTCGAGGACCTCGTCCTGATCCGCGACTCGCTGCTCTCCGCCGGCGACGAGCTCACCGCCGACGGTGCGCTGCTGCGCCTGATCCGGACGGCCGTCGCGTTCGGGGCCGGCCTGGCCACGCTCGACATCCGCGAGCACTCCGCGAAGCATCACGCCGCCCTCGCGGAGCTGTTCGCCCGCGTGGAGGGGTCGGGGTCGGCGTACGTCGACCTGGACCATGCCGCGCGGATCGAGGTGCTCGGGCGCGAGATGGCGAGCCGTCGCCCGCTGGTCGGTGCGGTGCGCACCGGGCTCGGCGAGGCCGCGACCGCGAGCCTCGAGCTGATGGACACGATCCGCACCGCGCTCGACACCTTCGGGCCGGACGTGATCGAGACCTACATCGTCTCGATGACCCACGACATCGACGACCTCTTCGCCGTCGTCGTCCTGGCACGCGAGGCCGGCCTGGTCGACGTGGGCAGCGAGGACGAAGCGGCGACCGCACGGATCGGCTTCGCGCCGCTCTTCGAGACCGTCGCCGAACTGGAGGCCGCGGGGCCGCTGCTCGACGCGCTCCTCTCCGAGCCGACCTACCGCCGGATCGTGGCGGCGCGCGGCGACGTGCAGGAGATCATGCTCGGCTACTCCGACTCCTCCAAGGGCGCCGGCATCGCCGCCTCCCAGTGGCAGATCCACCGCGCCCAGCGCGCTCTGCGCGACATCGCCCGCGCCCACGGTGTGGTGCTCCGCCTCTTCCACGGCCGGGGCGGCTCGGTCGGTCGCGGTGGTGGCCCGACGGCCGAGGCGATCATGTCCCAGCCCTACGGCAGCCTCGACGGGCCGATCAAGGTCACCGAGCAGGGTGAGGTGATCTCCGACAAGTACTCGCTGCCCGGCCTCGGCCGGCACAACCTCGAGGGCGCGCTGGCTGCGGTCCTCGAGGCCGCCGTCCTGCACCGCCGCTCGCTGCTGCCCACCGATGTCCTCGAGGGCTGGAACGACACGATGGACCTGATCGCCTCCTCCGGGCAGTCGGCCTATCTGGAGCTCGTCGAGAGCCCGTCACTCGTGCCCTTCTTCGTCTCGGCGACCCCGGTCGACGAGCTCGGGAAGCTCAACATCGGCTCCCGTCCGTCCAAGCGCCCGGGCGGCCTCGGTGGGCTCGACGACCTCCGCGCGATCCCGTGGGTCTTCGGCTGGACGCAGGCACGGATCAACGTGCCCGGCTGGTTCGGCGTCGGCTCCGGCCTCGCTGCTGCCCGCGAGGCCGGCCGCGCCGACCAGCTCGCCGAGATGTACGGCTCCTGGGCCTTCTTCCGCACGTTCCTCTCCAACGTCCAGATGACGCTCACCAAGACCGACCTCACCATCGCCGCCGAGTACGTCGCCGCGCTGGTCCCCGGCGAGCACCAGGATCTCTTCGAGCAGATCAGGGCGGAGCACGAGCGGACGCTCCGCGAGGTGCTGGCCGTCACCGGACAGAGCGAGCTGCTCGAGGAGGCGCCGGTGCTGCGGCACACGCTCGAGCTCCGTGACTCCTACCTCGCCCCGCTGCACGCGCTGCAGGTCTCGCTCCTCGCCCGCACCCGAGCGGCTGGCGACGACGTCTCACCCGAGCTCGAGCGGGCCCTGTTGCTGACGGTGAACGGCATCGCCGCCGGGCTGCGCAACACCGGCTGA
- a CDS encoding cytochrome P450 — MFSLKPLARWGLTHGLLRMVITKGAKEGDLQGRLILTASDPTRAGELESIYDEVRAQGGICRGQFSFVTVRHDLVRDVLTSGDFRTGMPTLQKSVLAKMADVVRSEVFSPIEPPSLLVTEPPDHTRYRKLVTRVFTARAVEQLRERTQAVASELLDSLDPSSPVDLVTSYCGLLPVTVISEILGVPLSERMRILEYGEGAAASLDFGLPWSTYKGVDTALEQFDGWLTTHLEWLRAHPGDNLLSQLVRAKDEEGVGLTELELKSLAGLVLAAGFETTVNLLSNGVALLASHPEQLERLRTEPDLWPNAVDEILRLDPPVLLTGRIAAVTTEVGGRRIPAGMAVTTVLAAANHDPGVFEDPLSFDVARHNARDHHAFSAGRHYCLGAQLAKMEGEVGLRTLFDRFPELMLEPGASRRTTRILRGYATLPVALAPADASV; from the coding sequence ATGTTCTCGCTCAAGCCCCTCGCCCGCTGGGGCCTGACGCACGGGCTACTCCGGATGGTGATCACGAAGGGCGCAAAGGAGGGGGACCTCCAGGGCCGGCTCATCCTCACCGCGAGCGACCCGACACGGGCCGGTGAGCTCGAGAGCATCTACGACGAGGTGCGGGCCCAGGGCGGCATCTGTCGCGGGCAGTTCAGCTTCGTCACGGTGCGACATGACCTGGTGCGCGACGTCCTGACCTCCGGTGACTTCCGCACCGGCATGCCGACGCTGCAGAAGTCGGTCCTCGCCAAGATGGCCGACGTCGTGCGCTCGGAGGTCTTCTCACCCATCGAGCCGCCCAGCCTGCTCGTCACCGAGCCGCCGGACCACACCCGCTACCGCAAGCTCGTCACGCGCGTCTTCACCGCCCGGGCGGTGGAACAGCTCCGCGAGCGCACCCAGGCGGTGGCGAGCGAGCTGCTCGACAGCCTCGACCCGAGCTCGCCCGTCGACCTGGTGACCTCCTACTGCGGGCTGCTGCCGGTCACCGTCATCAGCGAGATCCTCGGGGTGCCGCTCTCCGAGCGGATGAGGATCCTGGAGTACGGCGAGGGCGCGGCCGCCTCGCTCGACTTCGGGCTCCCGTGGTCGACGTACAAGGGCGTCGACACCGCGCTGGAGCAGTTCGACGGCTGGCTGACCACCCACCTCGAGTGGCTGCGCGCCCATCCCGGTGACAACCTGCTCAGCCAGCTCGTCCGCGCCAAGGACGAGGAGGGCGTCGGGTTGACCGAGCTCGAGCTCAAGTCGCTGGCCGGGCTCGTGCTCGCCGCGGGCTTCGAGACGACGGTCAACCTGCTCAGCAACGGTGTCGCACTGCTCGCCTCCCACCCCGAGCAGCTCGAGCGCCTCCGTACCGAGCCCGACCTGTGGCCCAACGCCGTGGACGAGATCCTGCGGCTCGACCCGCCGGTCCTCCTCACCGGCCGGATCGCCGCCGTGACGACCGAGGTGGGAGGCCGCAGGATCCCCGCCGGGATGGCGGTCACCACGGTGCTCGCCGCGGCCAACCACGACCCAGGCGTCTTCGAGGACCCGCTCTCCTTCGACGTCGCGCGCCACAACGCCCGTGACCACCACGCCTTCAGCGCCGGGCGGCACTACTGCCTGGGGGCTCAGCTCGCGAAGATGGAGGGGGAGGTCGGGCTGAGGACGCTCTTCGACCGCTTCCCGGAGCTCATGCTCGAGCCGGGCGCCTCGCGGCGCACCACCCGCATCCTCCGCGGCTACGCCACACTGCCGGTCGCACTCGCGCCGGCGGACGCCTCTGTTTGA
- the chrA gene encoding chromate efflux transporter — translation MTAPGVPLATILREWGRIGVLGFGGPPTHIRMLRDTVVERRGWIDAVEFEDAIATCNLLPGPASTQLSIYTAWRLRGPAGAMTGGLAFILPGLVLILALSGLFLGDPPAWVLGAGAGAGAAVAAVAIHAGWGLTPASFSRRTSMRWFIWLVIGAAASATVGPWLVLVLLGCGVTELLIRRPTDAGPRERRGPNAVVLPLVAKVALMTGGVGVLLPLALTALKVGALSYGGGFVIVPLMQGDAVDGRGWMTQGEFLNAVALGQVTPGPVVHTVAVVGWAAAGLGGALLAAGVAFAPSFLFVLLGGRHFSALRADTRVRTFLDGAGPAAIGAIHGSAVPLARSLTDAWQWGVLAGALVLLLALRRGVVLTLVLAAAAGVLSTL, via the coding sequence GTGACCGCACCCGGCGTGCCCCTCGCGACGATCCTGCGGGAGTGGGGGCGGATCGGTGTGCTCGGCTTCGGCGGCCCACCGACCCATATCCGGATGCTGCGCGACACCGTCGTCGAGCGCCGTGGGTGGATCGACGCCGTGGAGTTCGAGGACGCCATCGCGACGTGCAACCTGCTCCCCGGCCCGGCCTCGACCCAGCTGTCGATCTACACCGCCTGGCGGCTCCGTGGCCCCGCGGGCGCGATGACCGGAGGCCTGGCGTTCATCCTGCCCGGGCTCGTCCTCATCCTCGCCCTGTCGGGGCTCTTCCTCGGCGACCCGCCGGCGTGGGTCCTCGGCGCCGGCGCGGGAGCCGGTGCCGCCGTGGCTGCCGTGGCGATCCACGCCGGCTGGGGCCTCACGCCCGCGAGCTTCTCCCGCCGCACCTCGATGCGCTGGTTCATCTGGCTCGTCATCGGTGCCGCTGCCTCTGCCACGGTCGGGCCGTGGCTGGTGCTGGTCCTCCTGGGCTGCGGCGTGACAGAGCTGCTGATCCGCCGGCCGACCGACGCCGGACCCCGCGAACGCCGCGGGCCGAACGCGGTGGTCCTGCCGCTGGTCGCCAAGGTCGCGTTGATGACGGGCGGGGTCGGCGTACTCCTGCCGCTGGCACTGACCGCGCTCAAGGTCGGCGCCCTCTCCTACGGCGGCGGGTTCGTGATCGTGCCGCTGATGCAGGGCGACGCGGTCGACGGCCGCGGGTGGATGACGCAGGGTGAGTTCCTCAACGCGGTCGCGCTCGGTCAGGTCACGCCCGGGCCGGTCGTGCACACCGTCGCCGTGGTGGGGTGGGCCGCCGCAGGACTCGGCGGCGCGCTGCTGGCGGCCGGAGTCGCCTTCGCGCCATCATTCCTCTTCGTCCTGCTCGGTGGTCGGCACTTCTCCGCCCTACGGGCGGACACCCGGGTGCGCACCTTCCTCGACGGGGCCGGCCCGGCCGCGATCGGGGCGATCCACGGCTCGGCGGTGCCGCTCGCCCGCTCGCTCACCGACGCCTGGCAGTGGGGCGTGCTGGCGGGTGCGCTGGTCCTGTTGCTGGCACTGCGCCGAGGCGTGGTCCTCACGCTCGTGCTGGCGGCCGCGGCCGGCGTCCTGAGCACGCTCTGA
- a CDS encoding SDR family oxidoreductase — protein sequence MRIAVAGGTGWTGRLVVAALKARGDEAVVLARSVGVDLRTGAGLAERLVEVDAVIDVTNIGTQSAKRSIDFFHTVTSTLLEAERRAAVRHHVALSIVGVTRVDLGYYLGKRCQEDLVLHDDHRGTVLRATQFHEFAAQMLARKGPFVIAPRMLCQPVAVAEVADHLVELAHGSPIGLAPELAGPEEHLRMEDMVRRLARARRVRRPVVPIAFPGSVGRGLTGGGLLPTASGPRGTITFDEWLASEAAR from the coding sequence ATGAGGATCGCAGTCGCCGGCGGGACCGGCTGGACGGGAAGACTCGTCGTCGCAGCGCTGAAGGCGCGCGGCGATGAGGCGGTGGTGCTGGCCCGATCGGTCGGGGTCGACCTGAGGACCGGCGCCGGACTGGCCGAGCGGCTCGTCGAGGTCGACGCGGTCATCGACGTCACCAACATCGGCACCCAGAGCGCGAAGCGTTCGATCGACTTCTTCCACACCGTCACGTCCACGCTGCTGGAGGCCGAGCGGCGTGCGGCCGTGCGCCACCACGTCGCCCTCTCGATCGTGGGCGTCACGCGGGTCGACCTCGGCTACTACCTCGGCAAGCGCTGTCAGGAGGACCTCGTCCTCCACGACGACCATCGCGGTACGGTCCTCCGGGCCACCCAGTTCCACGAGTTCGCCGCGCAGATGCTGGCCCGGAAGGGGCCGTTCGTGATCGCGCCGAGGATGCTCTGCCAGCCCGTCGCCGTCGCCGAGGTCGCCGACCACCTCGTGGAGCTGGCCCACGGCTCACCGATCGGCCTCGCGCCCGAGCTGGCGGGACCGGAGGAGCACCTGCGGATGGAGGACATGGTCCGACGACTGGCCCGAGCGCGACGTGTACGCCGTCCCGTCGTGCCGATCGCCTTCCCCGGCTCGGTCGGCCGCGGTCTGACAGGCGGCGGACTGCTGCCGACCGCGTCGGGTCCGCGCGGCACGATCACCTTCGACGAGTGGCTCGCCTCCGAGGCGGCTCGGTGA